One Microcaecilia unicolor chromosome 4, aMicUni1.1, whole genome shotgun sequence genomic region harbors:
- the MYOD1 gene encoding LOW QUALITY PROTEIN: myoblast determination protein 1 (The sequence of the model RefSeq protein was modified relative to this genomic sequence to represent the inferred CDS: inserted 5 bases in 3 codons; deleted 5 bases in 5 codons), whose product MDLLSHPLRDMEITDISLCSFSATDDFYDDPCFNTSDMHFFEDLDPRLVHVGFLKSEEHHXHHHHRXHHHEDEHIRSPSGHHQAGRCLLWACKACKRKTTNADRRKAATMRERRRLSKVNEAFDALKRCTSTNPNQRLPKVEILRNAIRYXESLQSLLRNQDDNYYPVLEHYSEESDASSPRSNCSDGMLDYGRPACSSGRRSSYDSSYYAETPNDSRHGKSTVISSLDCLSSSVERISTDNPSYPMPPTGKVEPREGQCSPQEGRTLSDSGTAPPVPSLTTCTQHLQDSSNPIYQVL is encoded by the exons ATGGACTTGTTATCACACCCCTTGCGAGACATGGAGATAACGGATATCTCCCTCTGCTCT TTCTCTGCCACCGACGATTTC TACGATGACCCTTGCTTTAACACTTCGGACATGCACTTTTTCGAAGATCTGGATCCCAGGCTGGTGCATGTGGGCTTCCTAAAGTCCGAGGAGcatca ccaccaccaccaccg ccATCACCATGAGGATGAGCACATCCGTTCCCCCAGCGGTCACCACCAG GCCGGCCGCTGCTTGCTCTGGGCGTGCAAAGCCTGCAAAAGGAAGACCACCAACGCA GACCGCAGGAAAGCCGCCACCATGCGAGAGAGGAGGCGACTTAGCAAGGTCAACGAGGCCTTCGATGCCCTCAAGAGATGCACGTCCACCAATCCCAACCAGAGGCTGCCCAAGGTGGAGATCTTGAGGAATGCCATCCGTT TCGAAAGCCTCCAGTCCCTGCTGCGGAACCAAGATGACAATTATTAC CCCGTACTGGAGCATTACAGCGAGGAATCGGACGCCTCCAGCCCTCGGTCAAACTGCTCTGACGGCATG TTGGATTATGGCAGACCTGCCTGCAGTTCGGGGAGAAGGAGCAGCTATGACAGCAGCTACTATGCAGAAACACCAAATG ATTCAAGGCACGGAAAGAGCACAGTGATCTCCAGCTTGGACTGCCTCTCCAGCAGTGTGGAGAGAATTTCTACAGATAACCCAAGCTATCCTATGCCACCTACAGGGAAAGTGGAACCGAgggaaggccaatgctctcctcAAGAGGGAAGGACACTGAGCGACAGCGGAACTGCACCCCCAGTCCCTTCCCTCACTACCTGCACTCAACATCTCCAGGACAGCAGTAATCCAATCTATCAAGTGTTATAA